The proteins below come from a single Benincasa hispida cultivar B227 chromosome 4, ASM972705v1, whole genome shotgun sequence genomic window:
- the LOC120074946 gene encoding uncharacterized protein LOC120074946 — translation MSIALESNSRIPPSVFSQSGLPSYCSVLNTTGRIPVVRQEAAAVGDAVAAEVDGCSSSSSSSIGENSGFSVRSSDNDNGEDNEAESSYKGPLGMESLEEVLPIRRGISNFYNGKSKSFTSLADASSSSSIKDIAKPENAFSRKRRNLLASNLIAGGISKRPIINSSRSSLALAVVLSSSESHNSNDLNSRLSPPIRPPLHPNGRASRSNSGSPVPLLCKFPSWRSYSLANIQ, via the exons ATGTCAATTGCTTTGGAAAGCAATAGCAGGATTCCGCCGTCCGTTTTCTCGCAAAGTGGCTTGCCGTCGTACTGCTCCGTCTTGAATACGACGGGAAGGATTCCGGTAGTTCGACAAGAGGCAGCCGCTGTTGGTGATGCGGTGGCGGCAGAGGTGGATGGATGTAGTTCGTCTTCATCGTCGTCGATCGGAGAAAACAGCGGTTTCTCTGTACGATCGTCGGATAATGACAATGGAGAGGATAATGAGGCTGAAAGTTCGTATAAAGGACCTCTAGGAATGGAATCGCTGGAAGAAGTTTTGCCTATCAG GAGaggaatttcaaatttttacaaCGGAAAATCGAAATCCTTCACAAGCTTGGCAGACgcttcctcttcttcctccattAAAGACATAGCAAAGCCTGAAAACGCTTTTTCTCGGAAACGAAGAAATCTTCTTGCATCTAATCTCATCGCTGGCGGCATATCAAAGCGACCGATTATTAATTCAAGTCGAAGCTCGTTAGCGTTGGCCGTCGTCCTGAGCAGTTCTGAAAGCCACAACAGTAACGATCTGAACTCAAGATTGTCCCCGCCGATTCGTCCTCCATTGCACCCCAACGGACGAGCATCTCGTAGCAATTCAGGTTCTCCAGTTCCTCTTCTCTGTAAATTCCCCTCTTGGCGATCATACTCCTTAGCCAATATACAGTAA